A window of Apium graveolens cultivar Ventura chromosome 8, ASM990537v1, whole genome shotgun sequence contains these coding sequences:
- the LOC141678725 gene encoding 3-dehydroquinate synthase, chloroplastic-like isoform X2 — MAAASSSSLYPNPDHSHCFSHKPHRFMSGHVQFKPAVPAKLVMDETASPVSASCSRSVASCSRSVASCSRSVTTVEVKLGDRSYPICIGSGLLDEPHLLQSHVHGKRVLVVTNTKVAPLYLDRVIKALTLGNPNVSVESVILPDGEQYKNMDTLMKVYDKAIELPLDLCCTFVALGGGVIGDMCGYAAASFAVLILFRFLPLSWHRDPDALAYAIKRSCENKAEVVSLDEKESGLRATLNLGHTFGHVSLPNFLLCGDYLIIFKKIS; from the exons ATGGCTGCTGCTTCCTCCTCGTCTTTATACCCAAACCCAGATCATTCACACTGCTTCTCTCATAAGCCTCATCGATTCATGTCGGGTCATGTCCAATTTAAGCCCGCTGTTCCTGCTAAACTAGTCATGGATGAAACAGCATCACCTGTTTCTGCTTCTTGTTCACGTTCAGTTGCTTCTTGTTCACGTTCAGTTGCTTCTTGTTCACGTTCAGTTACGACAGTGGAGGTGAAGTTAGGTGATCGGAGTTATCCTATTTGTATTGGATCCGGTCTGCTTGATGAACCCCATCTTCTTCAAAG CCACGTACATGGAAAGAGAGTTCTTGTGGTCACTAACACCAAAGTTGCTCCACTCTATCTGGATAGAGTCATTAAAGCTTTAACTCTTGGTAATCCTAATGTTTCTGTTGAGAGCGTCATCTTGCCTGATGGAGAGCAATATAAGAACATG GATACACTCATGAAAGTCTATGACAAGGCAATTGAGTTACCCTTAGATCTATGTTGTACGTTTGTTGCTCTTGGAGGCGGGGTTATAGGCGATATGTGCGGCTATGCTGCTGCTTCCTTCGCGGTGTTAATTTTATTCAGATTCCTACCACTGTCCTGGCACAG GGACCCTGATGCATTGGCTTATGCGATTAAGCGGTCATGTGAGAACAAGGCCGAGGTGGTATCCCTAGATGAGAAGGAAAGTGGACTGAGGGCAACATTGAACTTGGGTCATACTTTTGGTCATGTAAGTTTGCCAAACTTCCTGCTATGTGGAGATTATTTGATAATATTTAAGAAGATCAGTTAA
- the LOC141678725 gene encoding 3-dehydroquinate synthase, chloroplastic-like isoform X3 yields the protein MAAASSSSLYPNPDHSHCFSHKPHRFMSGHVQFKPAVPAKLVMDETASPVSASCSRSVASCSRSVASCSRSVTTVEVKLGDRSYPICIGSGLLDEPHLLQSHVHGKRVLVVTNTKVAPLYLDRVIKALTLGNPNVSVESVILPDGEQYKNMDTLMKVYDKAIELPLDLCCTFVALGGGVIGDMCGYAAASFAVLILFRFLPLSWHRDPDALAYAIKRSCENKAEVVSLDEKESGLRATLNLGHTFGHVAP from the exons ATGGCTGCTGCTTCCTCCTCGTCTTTATACCCAAACCCAGATCATTCACACTGCTTCTCTCATAAGCCTCATCGATTCATGTCGGGTCATGTCCAATTTAAGCCCGCTGTTCCTGCTAAACTAGTCATGGATGAAACAGCATCACCTGTTTCTGCTTCTTGTTCACGTTCAGTTGCTTCTTGTTCACGTTCAGTTGCTTCTTGTTCACGTTCAGTTACGACAGTGGAGGTGAAGTTAGGTGATCGGAGTTATCCTATTTGTATTGGATCCGGTCTGCTTGATGAACCCCATCTTCTTCAAAG CCACGTACATGGAAAGAGAGTTCTTGTGGTCACTAACACCAAAGTTGCTCCACTCTATCTGGATAGAGTCATTAAAGCTTTAACTCTTGGTAATCCTAATGTTTCTGTTGAGAGCGTCATCTTGCCTGATGGAGAGCAATATAAGAACATG GATACACTCATGAAAGTCTATGACAAGGCAATTGAGTTACCCTTAGATCTATGTTGTACGTTTGTTGCTCTTGGAGGCGGGGTTATAGGCGATATGTGCGGCTATGCTGCTGCTTCCTTCGCGGTGTTAATTTTATTCAGATTCCTACCACTGTCCTGGCACAG GGACCCTGATGCATTGGCTTATGCGATTAAGCGGTCATGTGAGAACAAGGCCGAGGTGGTATCCCTAGATGAGAAGGAAAGTGGACTGAGGGCAACATTGAACTTGGGTCATACTTTTGGTCAT GTTGCACCTTGA
- the LOC141678725 gene encoding 3-dehydroquinate synthase, chloroplastic-like isoform X1, with translation MAAASSSSLYPNPDHSHCFSHKPHRFMSGHVQFKPAVPAKLVMDETASPVSASCSRSVASCSRSVASCSRSVTTVEVKLGDRSYPICIGSGLLDEPHLLQSHVHGKRVLVVTNTKVAPLYLDRVIKALTLGNPNVSVESVILPDGEQYKNMDTLMKVYDKAIELPLDLCCTFVALGGGVIGDMCGYAAASFAVLILFRFLPLSWHRLATACTNIPNNCHIVLYERGYSGTLFFLYRVDSSVGGKTGVNHLLGKNLIGAFHQPQSVLIDTDTLNTLPEIELASGFAEVIKYGLTRDAEFFAWHGHVYDMNMQHSILWE, from the exons ATGGCTGCTGCTTCCTCCTCGTCTTTATACCCAAACCCAGATCATTCACACTGCTTCTCTCATAAGCCTCATCGATTCATGTCGGGTCATGTCCAATTTAAGCCCGCTGTTCCTGCTAAACTAGTCATGGATGAAACAGCATCACCTGTTTCTGCTTCTTGTTCACGTTCAGTTGCTTCTTGTTCACGTTCAGTTGCTTCTTGTTCACGTTCAGTTACGACAGTGGAGGTGAAGTTAGGTGATCGGAGTTATCCTATTTGTATTGGATCCGGTCTGCTTGATGAACCCCATCTTCTTCAAAG CCACGTACATGGAAAGAGAGTTCTTGTGGTCACTAACACCAAAGTTGCTCCACTCTATCTGGATAGAGTCATTAAAGCTTTAACTCTTGGTAATCCTAATGTTTCTGTTGAGAGCGTCATCTTGCCTGATGGAGAGCAATATAAGAACATG GATACACTCATGAAAGTCTATGACAAGGCAATTGAGTTACCCTTAGATCTATGTTGTACGTTTGTTGCTCTTGGAGGCGGGGTTATAGGCGATATGTGCGGCTATGCTGCTGCTTCCTTCGCGGTGTTAATTTTATTCAGATTCCTACCACTGTCCTGGCACAGGTTAGCTACAGCTTGTACAAATATCCCTAATAATTGCCACATTGTGTTGTATGAAAGAGGATACTCAGGTACACTTTTTTTCTTGTATCGGGTGGATTCGTCAGTTGGAGGTAAAACTGGAGTAAATCATTTGCTAGGGAAGAATTTAATTGGTGCATTCCACCAACCACAGAGTGTGCTAATTGACACCGACACATTGAACACCTTACCGGAGATAGAATTGGCATCTGGGTTTGCAGAGGTTATTAAGTATGGCCTTACTAGAGATGCTGAATTTTTTGCATGGCATGGTCACGTATATGATATGAATATGCAGCACTCTATTTTGTGGGAGTAG